Proteins from a genomic interval of Vanacampus margaritifer isolate UIUO_Vmar chromosome 4, RoL_Vmar_1.0, whole genome shotgun sequence:
- the LOC144050329 gene encoding stereocilin, giving the protein MATLRFTSILVCAVLLGQGSSEKTASSRDQQRDVILKEILSKWSQGGARNPQKSSREASKDVLVHPWVNSILGGLHTLSGLLPGTNLASLNQPIDRRRLSGFLYNISQYLQDMSTGLEEAPLDSDDEQLWEKVLYFFLQSEGNAAQWNGRVPPRPSIQVKDWFLSLRGSPHLDFLLGLLQSLATLLQRQPHKPILTLLSQNWRTVSAVLEASFQALISGTYGQASAGLQGFICALKGHTDCPFGVGWLQYLLSFVETRSWRPVVSLHSARGDAEHRRGSSGRIKPFSLPPEAIKQDGLLKNHFRDDTSELQDESDSMRNFFLQALTRSSGSNLAQENLALVQSLDRLRMGILHRVGSSVYGNLRKKVSQVTMAMLDDVSDAVDVSQPRRSGQCSVGDLRQLILWGIRHNVTWNTQALGVNTQGLPSSLSFLSCPSTSSDENSFRQTPPHLTPKSSPSYLMNPKGLPDQRNQSQPRSESDLQKEMEFSSTAEILEAACNESVPGLSGVSNFTVFLYCKLLEWENGSVSPADGEMGLDLHSTCSDAAWYLSAAEDDFLWVHVCSEFFAHEFNNTVCANSSFWLHRAHQAARTHDYNAFNQTGIKQLCVHLSSSTTGSPAPEEGCLAQLGSRLVSAKAFRRCFLPNSSALISSLCGGKPPDSHRSFPEGSWAAAYCFRQHNLSRVDATEETCEYTEWAERTFLNASMLEACGQTHGLREHMCLNASLYRQLLKSMPSLSDFCADLQAEVEDSKCLLQRFFDMLPAQYEFNTSQLCVNPAPLMLDVLHKLSVCQVEGGESQWFFVTLGYVLRVLDFMVGLSSGLDEGEGEARQGLGQAILLSSLLDNASWSTMQSEASTSVLHTVGVFLRREQNASLKEDLLSCFSPVLWDLIEQDNNSSALRVLLEEYLQMPEDSIRTLVMAAEKDAVKRFLSHMHQSWDHLQVETSRASQKELQAMETMTAAFIHKFPRVTPELFVDLSQFLPFMSVSDIMSFPASVIVNDSVLAAIRDHSSEMKSSQKKAFVKRLLQSSGVGDVPTWPPYFLRSILPLLPYLPISRFQQLTSQQLTPLVELLGNSSLDGVRGRHVVRTTFTESNNVTVDNISRLGVLSCYLDALDLHSFLLDSALSSTLQRQLVKCVSKGFVSSGGRLSSWLVPAMRTLNASSMAPAELTGLSALLPQLGASFLLSLPSQQLLDLLSKPGIGRFSPAQAFQMLSKISKDTNLTVDKLCRLKPLHSGLSPAVLSSLHWSGISETAPCQCWRSMMTDLKPGHKAMLYNAMQEALQRDSLNITQHVNCLLPLIPLRKLTEALKKEGLPRDISLYRHISWSPQQAQVLFKWIHNSKNITSKMVRDLGQVAVGMTCDFLKLWSNDTDFAKLLQFVTMLPGKLRPALRKCIVEQVRKHPQLDVSTLSPWFSATLPVTMIDDLSNTSLRAVLDHVQAHFTDFLQLPHYKQTNMAEKAGSSSHYVGEIDGPTLDFLGPLLPFLDRESLALVDRGALALRLEEMRSFCLPKEALRDISDLLTQKDFMGEPSKWQAGDIEHLGRLVFSLSTKQINSIPLKVLNKDTVEQVLVGQERWEDSAVGAVCLKWRMDQRRQREKTQSLMRGIVKVQVLSCADIRGTFPSAWTSSQLSRMSQVDLKECVEVFGQDASLSSEQRRALWVKLRQAFSPVSELRTDEVLALGSLVTEMTVRELHDTSLTDPAVLAHLGSLSPWREKKMRAVISGALQKRNLKIEQLSAVDLATFGHLICGLYPSEIKRINAYNLSMAVRFLREMSLPCTEQQMEALTSRLSRPEAFGPVSAWGPEVFTEIGTLAAGLEDIVLSALTKEQVEGITTEAISLLSPKKMAVVFSGLQLSWLSAEQAWAITDDQWTELDNEQRHAVRLARYEGDVLQELRGRNSAPASLNTDCFALSFVAPSLWLWHLIENASA; this is encoded by the exons ATGGCTACTCTTCGATTTACAAGCATCCTAGTTTGTGCTGTTTTACTAGGACAAGGATCCTCTGAGAAAACAG CAAGCAGTAGGGACCAGCAAAGAGATGTCATTCTCAAGGAAATCCTATCAAAATGGAGTCAAGGAGGTGCTCGGAATCCGCAAAAGAGCTCTCGGGAAGCCAGCAAGGATGTACTTGTGCACCCGTGGGTAAATAGTATTCTGGGTGGCCTCCATACACTGAGTGGACTACTTCCTGGTACGAACCTGGCTTCACTAAACCAGCCGATTGACCGTCGTCGTCTCTCTGGCTTCCTCTACAACATCTCTCAGTACCTCCAAGATATGAGCACAGGACTGGAGGAGGCGCCTTTGGATTCGGATGACGAACAGCTGTGGGAGAAGGTGCTCTATTTTTTCCTCCAATCCGAAGGGAATGCCGCCCAGTGGAACGGCCGAGTGCCGCCTCGACCCAGCATCCAAGTGAAGGACTGGTTTCTGTCCCTGAGAGGGAGCCCCCACTTGGACTTTCTTCTGGGGCTCCTGCAGAGCCTCGCGACCCTCCTGCAGCGTCAGCCTCACAAACCCATTCTGACTTTGTTGTCTCAGAACTGGAGGACGGTGAGCGCTGTGCTGGAGGCGTCTTTCCAGGCGCTGATCAGCGGGACGTACGGACAGGCCAGCGCCGGCCTGCAGGGCTTCATTTGCGCACTGAAAGGTCACACGGATTGCCCTTTCGGGGTCGGCTGGCTTCAGTATTTGCTCAGCTTCGTGGAAACACGCAGCTGGAGGCCCGTGGTCAGTTTGCACTCGGCGCGGGGAGACGCTGAACACAGGAGAGGCTCGAGTGGACGTATTAAACCCTTCAGCTTGCCCCCTGAAGCTATCAAGCAGGATGGTTTACTGAAAAATCATTTTCGGGATGACACAAGCGAGTTGCAGGATGAGTCAGATTCAATGCGAAATTTTTTCCTGCAAGCGCTGACACGCTCAAGTGGAAGCAATTTGGCTCAGGAAAATCTAGCTCTTGTGCAAAGTTTGGATAGGCTCAGGATGGGCATTCTGCACAGAGTGGGCAGTTCTGTTTATGGTAACTTGAGGAAGAAAGTGTCACAAGTTACCATGGCGATGCTTGATGATGTCAGCGATGCTGTGGACGTGTCGCAGCCCAGGAGAAGTGGACAATGCTCAGTTG GCGACCTGAGGCAGTTAATCTTATG GGGTATCAGACATAATGTGACTTGGAATACTCAAGCTTTGGGTGTTAACACCCAGGGTCTCCCAAGTTCACTATCATTCCTGTCCTGCCCCTCCACTTCCAGTGATGAAAATAGTTTCCGACAAACACCTCCCCACTTAACTCCCAAATCCTCACCTTCCTATTTAATGAACCCCAAAGGCCTTCCTGATCAGCGCAATCAGTCTCAACCAAGAAGTGAAAgtgacctacaaaaagaaatGGAGTTCTCAAGCACTGCAGAAATTCTGGAGGCGGCGTGCAATGAATCCGTTCCAGGGCTCAGCGGTGTCTCTAACTTCACAGTGTTCCTCTACTGTAAACTTTTGGAGTGGGAGAACGGGTCGGTGAGTCCCGCTGATGGAGAAATGGGTCTTGACCTGCACTCCACATGCTCCGATGCAGCTTGGTACTTATCTGCGGCCGAGGACGACTTCCTGTGGGTTCATGTGTGCAGTGAGTTCTTTGCGCATGAATTCAACAACACAGTCTGTGCCAATTCCTCTTTCTGGCTGCACAGAGCACATCAG GCTGCCAGGACACACGACTATAATGCGTTTAACCAGACAGGTATAAAGCAGCTGTGCGTGCACCTCTCGAGCAGCACGACAGGAAGCCCAGCGCCGGAGGAAGGCTGCCTCGCTCAGTTGGGGAGCAGGTTGGTGAGTGCCAAGGCTTTCCGGCGGTGCTTCCTGCCCAACAGTTCAGCCCTCATTTCATCTTTATGCGGGGGAAAACCCCCAGATTCCCACCGCTCCTTCCCAGAGGGCAGCTGGGCCGCCGCGTACTGCTTTCGACAACACAACCTCTCCCGTGTGGATGCCACCGAGGAGACTTGCGAGTACACGGAGTGGGCTGAGCGGACATTCCTCAATGCGAGCATGCTGGAAGCGTGTGGGCAGACGCACGGACTGAGAGAGCACATGTGCCTGAACGCATCGCTCTACCGTCAGCTGCTGAAATCAATGCCCAGCTTGTCTGACTTTTGTGCTGATCTCCAAGCGGAGGTCGAGGACAGCAAGTGTTTACTTCAAAGGTTTTTTGACATGCTCCCAGCCCAATATGAGTTCAACACGTCACAGTTGTGTGTGAACCCGGCCCCGCTGATGTTGGATGTCTTACACAAGCTCAGCGTGTGTCAGGTTGAAGGAGGGGAAAGCCAATGGTTTTTTGTGACGCTCGGATACGTGTTAAGAGTTCTGGACTTCATGGTCGGCCTTTCTTCGGGTCTGGATGAGGGGGAGGGAGAGGCCAGGCAAGGTTTGGGTCAGGCCATCCTCCTCTCCAGTCTCCTTGACAACGCATCCTGGAGTACGATGCAGTCGGAGGCCTCCACCAGCGTTCTTCACACTGTGGGAGTCTTCCTCCGTCGGGAGCAGAACGCGAGCCTCAAAGAGGATCTGTTGAGTTGTTTCAGT CCTGTCTTGTGGGACCTCATTGAGCAGGACAACAACTCGTCTGCTTTAAGGGTTCTATTGGAG GAATACCTCCAGATGCCAGAAGATAGCATTCGCACTCTGGTGATGGCCGCTGAGAAAGACGCCGTCAAGAGGTTCCTCTCTCATATGCATCAAAGCTGGGATCACCTTCAAGTTGAAACCAGTCGG GCTTCCCAAAAAGAACTGCAGGCCATGGAAACAATGACTGCTGCTTTTATCCATAAATTCCCCCGAGTGACCCCAGAACTCTTTGTGGACCTGTCCCAGTTCCTCCCGTTCATGTCTGTCTCCGACATCATGAGCTTCCCAGCCTCCGTCATTGTGAATGACAGCGT GTTGGCTGCCATCCGTGACCACAGCTCAGAGATGAAGTCATCTCAGAAAAAGGCGTTTGTAAAAAGACTTCTACAATCAAGTGGTGTGGGTGATGTCCCCACCTGGCCACCGTACTTCCTCAGATCCATCCTCCCACTACTGCCTTACCTTCCAATCAGTCGTTTTCAGCAGCTTACATCACAGCAG CTTACCCCACTGGTGGAGTTGCTGGGCAATAGCAGCCTGGATGGTGTGAGAGGACGCCATGTTGTCCGGACCACTTTCACAGAGAGCAACAATGTCACTGTTGATAACATCTCGAG GCTAGGAGTCCTTTCGTGTTACTTGGATGCACTTGACCTACATTCATTTCTTTTGGACTCAGCTCTGTCATCCACTCTTCAGAGGCAGCTGGTGAAATGTGTGTCCAAGGGCTTCGTTAGTTCTGGTGGCAGG CTTTCGTCCTGGTTGGTCCCAGCAATGCGGACGTTGAATGCCAGCAGCATGGCTCCCGCAGAACTGACTGGCCTCAGTGCTCTCCTTCCACAGTTAGGAGCGTCCTTTTTACTATCGCTTCCTTCACAGCAGCTCCTGGATCTCCTCTCCAAACCAGGAATAGGCAGATTTTCTCCAGCACAG GCTTTTCAAATGTTGTCCAAGATTTCAAAAGACACCAAT CTCACAGTGGACAAACTGTGCCGACTAAAGCCATTGCACTCTGGTCTCTCTCCTGCTGTGCTCAGCAGCCTCCACTGGTCTGGGATCAGTGAAACTGCCCCCTGTCAGTGTTGGAGAAGCATGATGACAGATTTGAAGCCTGGCCATAAAGCAATGCTATACAATGCAATGCAGGAG GCTTTACAAAGAGACTCCCTCAACATCACTCAGCATGTAAACTGTCTCCTGCCATTAATCCCTCTGAGGAAGCTGACTGAGGCCCTGAAGAAGGAAGGCCTCCCGAGAGACATCAGCTTGTACCGACACATCAGCTGGTCACCACAGCAG GCTCAGGTTTTGTTTAAGTGGATACACAACTCCAAAAACATCACCAGCAAGATGGTGAG agACCTGGGCCAGGTTGCAGTTGGAATGACCTGCGACTTTTTGAAGCTTTGGAGCAATGACACAGATTTTGCAAAGCTGCTTCAGTTTGTCACTATGTTGCCAGGAAAGTTGAGACCCGCTCTG AGGAAATGTATCGTAGAGCAAGTGAGAAAGCATCCTCAACTTGATGTCAGCACTTTAAGTCCTTGGTTTTCTGCAACATTACC AGTGACAATGATAGATGACCTTTCCAACACATCCCTCAGGGCTGTTCTGGACCATGTTCAGGCACACTTCACTGATTTCCTCCAACTACCACATTACAAGCAGACAAACATGGCCGAAAAGGCT GGATCCTCTTCGCATTACGTGGGTGAGATTGATGGCCCCACTCTGGACTTTCTGGGCCCTCTTTTGCCTTTCTTGGATAGGGAAAGTTTGGCTCTGGTCGACAGAGGGGCTCTGGCTTTGCGGCTGGAGGAGATGAGGAGCTTCTGTCTTCCCAAAGAAGCCTTGAGAGATATCAGCGACCTGCTCACACAGAAAGACTTCATGGG GGAGCCATCCAAGTGGCAAGCTGGAGATATTGAACATCTGGGAAGGCTGGTGTTCTCCCTATCAACAAAACAGATCAACTCCATCCCACTG AAAGTGTTGAATAAAGACACAGTGGAACAGGTTCTAGTGGGTCAAGAGCGCTGGGAGGACAGCGCGGTGGGTGCCGTCTGTTTGAAGTGGCGCATGGACCAACGTCGTCAAAGAGAGAAGACGCAGAGTCTGATGCGAGGGATCGTAAAAGTGCAAG TCCTGAGCTGCGCAGACATCCGAGGTACGTTCCCCTCCGCATGGACGTCATCTCAGTTGAGCCGCATGTCACAAGTCGACCTCAAGGAGTGTGTCGAAGTCTTCGGCCAGGATGCTTCATTGAGCTCCGAGCAGCGCCGGGCGCTCTGGGTCAAACTTAGACAG GCGTTCAGTCCAGTGAGCGAGCTCAGAACAGATGAGGTTCTGGCTCTCGGTTCTCTGGTGACTGAGATGACAGTTAGAGAACTGCATGACACCTCTTTGACTGATCCGGCTGTTTTGGCCCATCTGGGGAGTCTGTCACCCTGGCGTGAGAAGAAG ATGAGAGCGGTCATTTCAGGCGCGTTGCAAAAGCGCAATCTGAAAATCGAGCAGTTGTCTGCGGTCGATCTGGCGACATTTGGCCATCTGATCTGTGGACTGTATCCGTCAGAGATTAAAAGAATAAACGCTTACAACCTCAG CATGGCGGTCCGGTTCCTGCGGGAAATGTCCTTGCCATGCACAGAACAGCAGATGGAGGCTTTGACAAGTCGTTTGTCCAGACCTGAGGCCTTTGGTCCAGTCAGTGCTTGGGGACCGGAAGTTTTCACTGAAATTGGGACACTGGCAG CGGGCCTGGAAGACATTGTTTTGTCAGCTCTGACAAAAGAACAAGTGGAAGGAATTACCACTGAAGCGATCAGCCTGCTGTCACCAAAAAAGATGGCA GTGGTGTTCAGTGGCCTTCAGTTGTCCTGGCTGAGTGCGGAGCAGGCGTGGGCTATCACTGACGACCAGTGGACCGAGCTGGACAACGAGCAGAGACACGCTGTCAGACTCGCTCGTTATGAAGGAGATGTACTGCAAGAGCTGAGAG GGAGAAACTCGGCTCCAGCAAGCCTGAACACTGACTGCTTCGCTTTAAGCTTTGTGGCTCCAAGTCTCTGGTTATGGCATCTCATTGAAAATGCTTCAGCATAA